AGTGGGGTTGGGTggaaggagggggaaataaGGGGAACacagtgggtttggggggaaagaGGGGGAGTTCAGGGGAGCATCGTGGGCTTGAGGGGGTCAGGTTTTGGGTGGGGTTGGGGGCTGGGCAGCCACACTGAAATCTGCGAGTGCCGGGTTTGGGGGGCCCTGGGGCGTTGGCACGGGATGCTATCGGGCTGCAGCCCTGCGGGCAGGGGTGAAGGATGCTGGGGGAGCTGTGCAGCCTTGCGGGCTGTCAGGACCCGGTTCCTCTCGCCGAgcacctgcaggtgctgctgcactCGCCACCCACGGCTTCCGTCCCCGGGGGTCACCTCCCCCTCCCTGGCCCTTGTCCTCTGCTCCTGTACCTTGCCCCTTGTCCCCGCCGCCCTTCCCTGCATTCCAGCTCCGGGAAGCCACGTGCCCGGGGCGCGGAGCTGACCCCGCTGCCCTCGCCCGCAGGCTGGCCCGCGGTGGCACCCGGTGCTGCTGGCGctggcggggccggcggcggccgGGGACCCCGCGGTGGCCCGCAATGACCGGGCGGTGGCCGCGCTGCTCgggctcctgctgtgcctggcgCTGGGGCTGGCGCTGGCCTGGCACCACCTGTGCCGCCTCTCCGCCGGGCGCTACCACCCCCGGCCCTTGGGCCGCCGGGCGCTGGAGCTGCTGCGGGGACAGTGGCACCGGCTGCGCTCACCGGGGCACCCCGCCGTGAACCTCGGGGACGGCGACGGGGAGGCGGCGACCGTGCGGGACGAGCAGGAAGAGCTGATGCCCTGGAGCCTGGAGCGGCGGCCGGAGCGGgatgagcaggaggaggatgagcaggaggaggatgagaaggatgaggatgaggaggaggaggcggcggcagAGGGCCGGGAGAGGCCCCTCAGCGAgggggaggtggcggggggcAGCGCCGAGGCCCTGCTCAGTGACCTGCACGCCTTCGCGGGGACGGCGGCCTGGGGGGACGCGCGGCCAAGCGTCACCGCCTTGTGACACCACCGTCCTGACGTCACCACCCTCTGATGTCATCGCCCTGACACGTCACCTCCCCGCAGTGACACTTCACTGTAATGTCGCTGTCCTGtgttgtcacctccctgtgttGTCACTGCCCAGCCACCAAGGGGACCCTTCCCTGTCCGCTGCCCACCCCCAGCTGACGCTGCTGATTGGCTGCAGGGGCCTGAGCACCGGCCAATAAAAGAGCAGCTATGCCTGATCGGGGGGCGTGGCTTGTAGAGAAGTGGGTGGAGCCAGTTGAATGGGTGTGGTGAATGGGCGGGGCTTGAAGGGGCGTGGCCCCTTCCCTGGTGGGACAACTCGCCCGCCCTCCCCGTGGGCCCCCCCAGCCGCAGCACAGGCACCACCACAGCCTCAGCAAGTCCTTTAATTGGCACACatccagcagcagggccatgCCCAAGGGGGCCACACCCCAAAGGCCGTGTCCCCAGAAGGGCCACACCCCAAAAGGCCACGCCCACGGGGGGGCACATCCCTGAGGGGCCACACCCCTGGGGGTTCTCCCCGTGCCCCCAAGCCCggtgggctgggggctgtgccggAGGGGGATGAGCCCCCCGGAGCACAAGCAGCACCGTGGggtcccccccaccccatggGGAGCACCAGgccccccccaaaaccccccaccctccccaacCCTACCTGGGCACCCGCCCCCGGCCCCCCTTCTGCTTCTTGGCCCCCCCTGAGGGTTTGATGGGCAGGGGGGCCGTGCCCTCGGGTggggggggctgagggggccCCAACTCCATGGGGTCGCCTGGGGCCACTGGCTTGAACGCCTCGAAGGGGGAGAACttcacagggctggggagggacacaCGAGAGGGTCAGTGGGGCACCCACAGACAGTGAGGAAGGGGGGGCTGGAGTGCTCACAAAGCTCTTCCCCACCCCTGGAggccccagctcccaccacacTGCACGAACCTCCCCTACTTCTTCTCCCCCTTGAGGCCCACCCTGATTCCCTCACCCCaaagcaccccaaaccctcacccCACTGCCCTCACAGTCTCTTTGGACTCCCAGGATGGGGTAGGTTGAGCCGCCCCCACCCTCTATGCACCCCACACTGCACCCCCAGCACTATCCCCTATCCCCACCTTGCTGCCCACCCTGAAACCCCCATCCCAAAACGCCTCCAGCCCAAAGCCCCCCCACCCCATAGCTCCCCCTGTACCGGTACCTGACGGGGGTGCGGGGGCTGCTGTTgaggcggcggggggagcgcaccttgggctggaaggagaaCCCCTCCTTGATGCTCTCCAGAACGGAGGGGGCCACGTAGGTGAAGCCCTGCGGGTTTGGGGGTGTCAGCGGGGAggcctgggggtgctgggggtcaTCCCCACAGCCGTGCCCCCCCTACCAGGAAGGCCTGGTTGGCGCTCTCGCTGATGGCAGCATCGTCGGGGCTGTCCACGGGGGTCTGGCGGGTGAAGCGGGTGTCGAACTGGCTCACGTCCTCCTCCGACTGCTGCAGGGAACATGGTGGCTGCTCCCACGGAGCCCCCAAAACATTCCCAGCCTCCCCCCTCCGCCCCCCATACCAGGCAGGGTTTGAAGGGGGGGTCCAGCCTGCGCGCCAGCAGGTCCTCCCAGTTGATATGGCGGAAGAAAGGctgtttctgtgggatttgggggtgtcagGCAGGATTTGTGGGGTGTCCCCTggcaccccctgcccacccctgtaCCTGCACATCGGCCGCATCACCAGGACCACCCCCAACCCTCTGGCTGGGATTCCGCTTGAGGAACTGGAAGAGAAATAGGGATAGAGATGGGAATGGTGGGGGAGGACGTACATAAATAAGGGTGAGGTGGAAAATTTTGCGGGCAGCACCTTCTTGAGGAGATCCCGAGCATCGGGTGTCAGGTAcggcggcagcaccagcttCCCCTTGAGGATCTTGTCGATGGTCTTCTTGCGGTTCTCGGCAGTGAACGGCGGCTGTGGGGGGCACCAGGGGGCCATGAAGAGCCAGGTGGGACAGGAAGGTTCGGGATCAAGCCCCCACCCACCCTGGGATGCCCCACCAATTCCcatggagggaggaaggagcagcagtgggactTGCCGATCCGGTGAGCATGTCGTACATCAGGGCGCCCAGGCTCCACCAGTCCACCGCCCGGTTGTGCCCGCTCCGCACCAGGATCTCGGGGGCcctgggggatgcagggggGGCCCTGAGCGGGTGGGGGGCCAGGACAGaaccccccaaactccccccagTGCTGCATCCACCTCACATGTACTCGATGGTGCCGCAGAAGGTGTGGGTGACGGCTCCGTCGTGGATGGACTCCTTGCACAGCCCGAAGTCTGTCAGCTTGATGTGAcctgagggacatgggggggtcAGCACTGCCCCCAGAGAACCCCCCAAGATCCCCcgttttcccccaaacccaccttgGCTATTGAGCATAATATTCTCTGGCTTAAGATCCCGGTAGATGATCCCATGGGAATGCAGGTGACCCAGTGCCAGAGTGATCTCGCTCAGGTAGAAACTGCAGGGGGGATCGAGGAGGCTGTGAGCGATGTCGGGGTGCCCACCCCATCCAcacccaccaccaccaccacatcCCTACCAGGCAGTGTCCTCCAGGAAGATCCCTTCCCGCTCCAGCTGCATGAAGAGCTCTCCACCTGCACAGAGAGCCGGAGAGAGACCCTCGTGAGCCATCCCTGGCCACTCTTTCATCACCCCTGGGAACAGCTGAGCCATCCTGGGACACCCTTAAACCACCCCTGGACACCCTGAGCCGTCCCTGGGACAACTTGTAGCCatccctgagaccccctgaGTGATCCCCGGGACCACCGAGCCATGCCGCACCGCTGAGGCACTCCAGGATGAGGTAGAGCTTGCCACCCGTCTGGAAGGCATAGATGAGGTCGACGATGAAGGGGTGCTTGACGGCCTCCAGGATGTTCCTCTCCGCCCGGGTGTGTGCCGTGTCCTTGGCGTTGCAGGCGATCTTGGCCTGGGGGGGAGGCGGTGAGCGGGGGGTGTCCCcgggggggctgagggggccGGGGCGGCCCTACCTTCTTCAGGACCTTCATGGCGAAGATCTTCCCCGTGTTGGTGCCCTGCACTTTGCGcacctggaacacctggaaGGACAGACAGGCAGGGAAGGTTGGGGATGCCATCGGGGAGCACTGAATCCCCCCAgagtcccccagccctgccgtgCCCCCACCTTGCCGTAGCCACCCTTGCCCAGCACGCGGAGCAGCTCGAAGCAGTGGGGGCCGATGTGCTCGGGGCCATTGTTGACGCTGCTCTCGGAAATCTCGATCTCTTCATAGTGTCCCACCGGCCTGGCGGGAGAGGGGATGAGCGGGGACAGCCCCCTGCCTGccccctgcctgtgccctgcctgtcccttgcCTGCACACTCCCCCACAGGCTGTCCCCCACTTACTCCAGGCCGTTCCCCCGGggctccagctccatctcctgCGGGAGGGAACTCGCGGTCAGAGGTGGACAAGGGGGGAACTGCGGGCAGGGGAAGCATGgcaaggaggggacacagggcaggaaggggagacacagcagggagaggacCCACGGCAGGTCGGGGACACACGGCAGGCAGGACACGGGCAGGACGCGGGCAGGACGCGGGCAGGACGTGGGCAGGACGCGGGCAGGACGCGGCAGTGCGGGGCGAGGCAGCGCCGAGCCGGCCCAGCCGGATGTTTTGGGGCCGAGGCCGGGCCCTGCCCAGCGGGAGCCGCCCGCTGCCCACCCGGGATCCGCGGCTGCCCCCGGTGCCCCGGCGCCGCGTCCCCGCCGACAGCCCGGCTACACCCCTGTCCCGCCACCGCCACTGGGACCCTGTCACTGCCCCTGTCGCCGtgcccccaaacccctgccCGCCGTTCCCGGCACCGAGCCGACCCCATGCACCCCCGACACCCCtggtcccgctgtccccaccgCGCCCCGGTGCCGCTCACCGCCTCCACCGTCCGTCCCGCTCCCGGTGCCCCCCGtccccgccgcgccccccgccccagccgccgctgccggtGGCAGCCCCGGTGCCCTCCCCGCGCCCCGCTGCCGGCTCACGGCTCCCAGCTCGGGCTCGTCCCCGTCGCTGCCCTCCTCGGTCTCCAGGTCGATGTCGAACACCCCCGCCATGACGGCGCCGTgccgggacccccggggacCCGCCCCGATGGCCACGCCCCCAACTGCGGCCACGCCCCCGTGACACCGCCTTATCGGGACCCCGGGGAACCCGCCGCGGTGGCCACGCCCATCGCCACGCCCCCTCCCGTCGGCCACGCCCCTCCCGCGCGCGCGTCACCGGGGTGTCCCCCACGCGGGGGACTCGGGGACAGGGGGGGTGCCCGGGGGTGGCGCAAGGAACAGGACAGAGACAGCGCGGCCGCTCACAGCCTTTACTGGGGGgtccccggccccgccccgccccctgCGCCGTGCTGACGTCAGCGGCGCCGCCGTGACGTCACAGGAGGGGGCAGGAAAAGAGGGGGGACATCCCGCTGACCCCACGCGGGGATCCCGGTTGGGTTTTCCGCGGGGTTAGAGAGGACGAGTGGGGCTGCGGGGCACTGGGGTGGTTGTGGGGTCACTGCTGTTATTGTGGGGCTGTGTGTTATTGTAGGGGATTACTGCAAGGCCAGGGGCACTACAGGGGCTTTGTGTTATTGAAGGGTCTCTGGTGTTATTGCAGGGTCACTGATGTTATTGTAGGGTCAGCGGCACTACAGGGTCTGGGGTGTATTGCAGGGTTTCAGGCACTAAAGTGGCTGTGTGTTATTGCAGGCTCTCAGGCACTACAGGGGCTCTGTATTATTGTAGGATCTCTGGTGTTATTGCAGGGTCGTGAGGGCTGTAGGATCTGGGTGTTGTTGTAGGGTCACTGCTGTTATTGTAGGGTCAGGGGCACTACAGGGGCTCTGTGTTATTGTAGGATCCTGGACATTACAGGGGCTGAGCATTAGTGTGGAGTCACTGGTGTTACTGTAGGGCCTCCCCAGTGACAGCCCTTTATCACATGGGTTCCCCACACAAGTCTCTTCCCAGAGGATTTTCCAAGCTGCTTCAGGGAATCCCTGGGTGCCCCTTTGTTATTGTAGGGTCTCCCCATGCCCATTTGTTATTGTGGGGTCTCCCATTCAAGGTATGCTATTGTAGGGTCTCCCCACACAGGTTTGTTACAGTGGGTTCTCCCCATGCCAGTTTGTTATTGTAGGGTCTTCTCTTCAAAGGTGTCATTGTGGGTTCTCCCCACCTCACTCTGTTACTGTGGGGTCTCCCCTCGCTGGTGTGTTTATTGTGGGGTCTCCCcaagttttttttgttattatgagatgtcagaataattttttgtcATTATGGGGTCTGCCCATAATGGTTTGTTTTTGTACGGTCTCCCCATGCCAGCAGGCGCCAACACACCTCAAGCTTCACCTGCTGCTCTCATGGGGTGGCCTGTGTGCCTCGGGGGGGGTCCTGGCTGCCCCCAccctgggaatggcacagggacagcaggggtcAGTGcccccctgtgtgtcccaggcATGGGACTCCCAGCttcagggacaggggacactgggggtagaGGCTGtagggacagggcagggggcacagggagggacaggggagaaaagggggaatgcTGGGAACCAGGGAATGGGGTGCTAGGACAGGGGGATGGGGTGTCTGGATTGGGAGAGGGGGAATCTTAGGGTGAGGGGTGTGAGTGTGATGGAAGGATGAAGTGCCAGGATGGAAGGGGATACCAGGGAATCTGGTGCCAGGACATGGGGCATGCTAGGAACTGGGGTGTCAGAGTAGTGGGGGGGACACCAGGAGACAGGGTTTCAGGATGCCAGGGGATGGGGCACCAGGAAAGTCGGGATGGAGTGCCAGGTTAATAGGAGGATCCCAGTGGGTGGGATATCAGGATGCCAGGGGATGGGCTTCCAAGGGAGTGAGGGGATGCCAGGGGATGGGCTGACAGAATGAAGGGGAATGCCACGCAATGGGGTGGCAGGACAAACTGGGATCCAGGGTGCTACGGAGCTGCCAGGACATGGTGTGCCAGGCCGCGGGAGAAGGGGGACAACGGGACCGGGTGCTGGGGGGATGCcggggaggggcggcggggcggcgggagGGGGTGCCGGGATGTGCCGGGGCACCCATTCCCCCGCTCTCCCCGCTGCCTGCCCGGCGCTATTTGAAGTGGGACAAGAAATGCTCCACGGGATACCGCGGGGAGTCGatgcccagcccctggcagagccccagcaggcGCTCGCAGGCCTCGCTCAGCGTGGCCCCGGCGCACGCCACGCTCAGCAGCGGCTCCTCGTACTCGCCGGCCCCCTCGGGCTCCTCGAAGAGCCGGTTGAGGCGGACGAGCCCGCGGCCGTGCAGCTCCCGCAGAGCCTCcatgccgccgccgcccgccagGGTCTCGCCGTGCTCCGAGCCCAGGCACATCACCCCGGCCAGGTGCGTGCggggcgcggggcgagcgggaAGCACCGGCGGCACGCCCAGCGCCACCAGCACGGCGGCCAGCAGCAGGTCGGGGCCGTAGACCTCGCGGATCCAGTCGCGCAGGTAGAAGCCCCCCATGCGGGGGTTGATCTCCAGCaggcgcggccccgccggccccaGCTTGAGCTCCACGTTGAAGACGCCGTCGCGCAGCCCGCACGCCCGGCAGCATTCCAGCGCCGCCCGCACCAGCTGCGCCTGCCGGTCGGcgggcaggcaggagggcaggcaggCCGCCGTCTCCAGGAAGGCGGGGACACGCGTGGGGCCGTTGTCCGACACCCACGCGCCCAGCAGCCGCCCCTCGAAGACCACCAGGTCCACGTCGTGCTCGGTGCCCGGCACGTACTCCATGAGCAGCATGGCgttgccccagcccagcccgaTGCCCGGGTGGTCGGCGTCGTCGCGCAGGTCCCTCCAGAGCCGGGCGGCGTGAGCGTGGCACTGCCCGGCGTTCTCCACCAGCCGCACGCCCACGGCGCCCGCGCCGAACTCCAGCTTGGCCACGGCGGGGAAGGGCACGGCGCCCGCCGCCCGCTCCACGTCGCCGTGGCTCTGCAGGCGGCGGCAGGGCACGGCGaaggcggcgggcggcgggcggccgcggcggcAGCGCTGCAGGTGCCGGTGCGTGCGGCTCTTCTGCTTGGCCACCCGcacggcggcgggcgcggggccgcgcagccccagcccctggcacaccAGGGCCGCCAGCACCACGCAGTCGTCCCAGTAGGAGAGGCAGGCGTGGGGCCGCAGCCCCCGGGAgcgcagcagctccagcacccgCTCCGCGTGCTCCTCGTCCCGCCTGTGCTCCCGGCTGTCGTAGGGCAGGAAGGTCTGCACCAGCCCCGCCGCGAAGTGCTCCGGGTCCGACTCCACCAGGTGGATCTGCGGGCCCAGAGAGGCGTCACCGGGGTACAGCCGGCCCTGGCGCCGCGGCTGTGCCACCACTCGCCACCCTGAGCCCGCTGACGGCCCGAGCTCCTCACTCACCCTCAGCCCGTAGTCGCGGGCCGCCTCCCACACGAAGCTCTTGCTGACGCCCCCGGCCCCGATGAGCAGGATGTCCTTGCCCTCGACCAGGTGACACTGCGCCCGGTGCAGCATGGCCTCGGCCAGCAGCCGCGGCAGGTCCCCGCAGGGCTCGCCCACGCTGCGTCCCATGGCCTCGGCCAGCATGCAGGTCTCCAGGCACCGCTGGCTGTTGGTGGCCAGGGCCACCAGCTCCAGCGCGTCATCCACGCACGCCAGAAGGAAGTCCACGCCTGGAGACGGTGACACCACGATCAGCACCGCGGGGTGACCGCGGGCACCGGCGGTGTCACCGCGCCATGCTCACCCAGGATGTCGGTGTGTGCACGGGTGCCACCGCGCTGCTGCGGGCTCAGCTCGGCCTCGGTGGCCAGGAGGGCGGCCATGGCGGCCTCGGTGGCCTCCCGCAGCCGCGTGGCCAGCGCCTGTCGCTGGCTGGGGGCCACCACCCCCCACTGCTGTAGGCTGGAGTCCAGGCCCTGGGGCAGCGCCGCGCCGTGACGCACCGGGCTCTCCGCGCGTCCCACGGCGCAGGCCACCTGTGGGGACACCCACGTGTGTGTGTGGGGACACCAGTTGCCACCAGGGCATAGGGACGTGAGTGACACATTGACCCCAGGCATGGATGTGGATGGCCACCAATCTTAGGGACACCAGagcatggggacacaggacatggCACACAGATtaccacagcctggggacacagattCCCACCATAGCTTGGGAACGTACAGGGCCaccaggacatggggacatggacacacagagCCACCAGGGTGTGGGGACATGCTGtacctggcagagctggggccgGTCCCCCCAGGACCTGCAGACGAGGGTGCAGATGCGCAGGGCCATGGGCAGCCgcggggctgggctgcctggggGGCAAGGGACAGGGCAGGCACGGCCGCCACGCGGGGACGGGGCGGCCCTGCCCGACCTCCCCCTCCTCCGGGGGCTTTTGGGACTCCCTGTGGAACCGTGGTGGCCCCGgccaagcccagccccaggaagtGAGGGGTACAGCATGGCCACtgtcctccccagccccacgggACTGTCAGGAGCCAAAGGGGATCACCCCAACACCCTGCCCTACCCCAGGGGATCATGGGGGTCCAGGGTGATTTTCCCCCTCACCACAGGGGACCATGGGGGTCCAGGGTGACCTTCCCACCTCTCCCCATGGGTCTATGGGGGTCCAAGGTGGCAAATTGTCCCCCAACCCTAACCCGGGGGACTGTGGGCATCCATGGTGACCCTCACGccctcccccaggaccccagtAATTTGGGCACGCCGATGGCCCCCACCCACCCCAGGGGACAGACACgtggccagcacagctgcagggaccCGTGGGACCCTGGGGGACTCTTCCCCCCCTCCCAGGGTGGTGGGCGCCCGAGGGCGGGGGCCTTACGTGGGGGGGGCACGGGCAGGCGGGCGGTGGGCACCATGGCCTCCAGCAGGACGCTGTCCTCCTCCGTCAGCCCCCGGAGCCGGGCACCCACCGCCTGCGCCACCGCCGCCCCCTCCTCCTTCCCGTGGGTGCTGCGGATGCCTGTCCCCCACCACCGCCACCCCGCCGGCCGCACCACCACCTGCGTGCACCTCCGTGTCACCCCGCGCCACCTGGTGCCACCCCAACAGCCAGCCCGCCACCTGCGTGCAGCCCTGcgtcaccctgtgtcaccccacCCCCCGCACACATCCCCGtgcccccccagtgccaccctaACAGCCACCCCACCACCTGC
This region of Catharus ustulatus isolate bCatUst1 chromosome 6, bCatUst1.pri.v2, whole genome shotgun sequence genomic DNA includes:
- the LOC116997725 gene encoding protein tyrosine phosphatase receptor type C-associated protein; protein product: MGSHEAEGAGPRWHPVLLALAGPAAAGDPAVARNDRAVAALLGLLLCLALGLALAWHHLCRLSAGRYHPRPLGRRALELLRGQWHRLRSPGHPAVNLGDGDGEAATVRDEQEELMPWSLERRPERDEQEEDEQEEDEKDEDEEEEAAAEGRERPLSEGEVAGGSAEALLSDLHAFAGTAAWGDARPSVTAL
- the RPS6KB2 gene encoding ribosomal protein S6 kinase beta-2 isoform X2; the encoded protein is MAGVFDIDLETEEGSDGDEPELGAEMELEPRGNGLEPVGHYEEIEISESSVNNGPEHIGPHCFELLRVLGKGGYGKVFQVRKVQGTNTGKIFAMKVLKKAKIACNAKDTAHTRAERNILEAVKHPFIVDLIYAFQTGGKLYLILECLSGGELFMQLEREGIFLEDTACFYLSEITLALGHLHSHGIIYRDLKPENIMLNSQGHIKLTDFGLCKESIHDGAVTHTFCGTIEYMAPEILVRSGHNRAVDWWSLGALMYDMLTGSPPFTAENRKKTIDKILKGKLVLPPYLTPDARDLLKKFLKRNPSQRVGGGPGDAADVQKQPFFRHINWEDLLARRLDPPFKPCLSEEDVSQFDTRFTRQTPVDSPDDAAISESANQAFLGFTYVAPSVLESIKEGFSFQPKVRSPRRLNSSPRTPVSPVKFSPFEAFKPVAPGDPMELGPPQPPPPEGTAPLPIKPSGGAKKQKGGRGRVPR
- the RPS6KB2 gene encoding ribosomal protein S6 kinase beta-2 isoform X1, with amino-acid sequence MAGVFDIDLETEEGSDGDEPELGAEMELEPRGNGLEPVGHYEEIEISESSVNNGPEHIGPHCFELLRVLGKGGYGKVFQVRKVQGTNTGKIFAMKVLKKAKIACNAKDTAHTRAERNILEAVKHPFIVDLIYAFQTGGKLYLILECLSGGELFMQLEREGIFLEDTACFYLSEITLALGHLHSHGIIYRDLKPENIMLNSQGHIKLTDFGLCKESIHDGAVTHTFCGTIEYMAPEILVRSGHNRAVDWWSLGALMYDMLTGSPPFTAENRKKTIDKILKGKLVLPPYLTPDARDLLKKFLKRNPSQRVGGGPGDAADVQKQPFFRHINWEDLLARRLDPPFKPCLQSEEDVSQFDTRFTRQTPVDSPDDAAISESANQAFLGFTYVAPSVLESIKEGFSFQPKVRSPRRLNSSPRTPVSPVKFSPFEAFKPVAPGDPMELGPPQPPPPEGTAPLPIKPSGGAKKQKGGRGRVPR
- the CARNS1 gene encoding carnosine synthase 1; translation: MLSTSQPSPVPMPSPEEQEWAGPEALCPGWLEDEAPDGEVPGDSADPDCATHAYERLQSALCQEGLPPTLDCSAEPRTGFGPLDMTVCILGSPTPFLPVLLEGGTRCPGAMVLCLSPTWASRVPSETSPGAWSLLLSRGVSFKVGGHSVLETFAPPRRANYVTGTFAPGDPEGGWVGELARDLDCPTGGSVPLAHRLQDALVARWVLAARANLPVPPTLAFVLGARGDLPAEPMAPGVRLVRLEDPQGQQSLVQEEVGAFLGGTAMEPYGQVVVRPAGWRWWGTGIRSTHGKEEGAAVAQAVGARLRGLTEEDSVLLEAMVPTARLPVPPPRSPAPRLPMALRICTLVCRSWGDRPQLCQVACAVGRAESPVRHGAALPQGLDSSLQQWGVVAPSQRQALATRLREATEAAMAALLATEAELSPQQRGGTRAHTDILGVDFLLACVDDALELVALATNSQRCLETCMLAEAMGRSVGEPCGDLPRLLAEAMLHRAQCHLVEGKDILLIGAGGVSKSFVWEAARDYGLRIHLVESDPEHFAAGLVQTFLPYDSREHRRDEEHAERVLELLRSRGLRPHACLSYWDDCVVLAALVCQGLGLRGPAPAAVRVAKQKSRTHRHLQRCRRGRPPPAAFAVPCRRLQSHGDVERAAGAVPFPAVAKLEFGAGAVGVRLVENAGQCHAHAARLWRDLRDDADHPGIGLGWGNAMLLMEYVPGTEHDVDLVVFEGRLLGAWVSDNGPTRVPAFLETAACLPSCLPADRQAQLVRAALECCRACGLRDGVFNVELKLGPAGPRLLEINPRMGGFYLRDWIREVYGPDLLLAAVLVALGVPPVLPARPAPRTHLAGVMCLGSEHGETLAGGGGMEALRELHGRGLVRLNRLFEEPEGAGEYEEPLLSVACAGATLSEACERLLGLCQGLGIDSPRYPVEHFLSHFK